The genomic DNA ACTTCAGCCCGATGGTTGTCGATTCGCCGGTCGGGCCGCTGCGCCTGCAGCTCTCCATCTGGCCGAAGAACGTGGTGTTCCGCCGTCCGAACTTGATCATGATCCACTACCGGATGGTCAACCCGGGTCCGGGCGATCATGCCTATCGGGACGCCGCGGAATACTACCACTTCCGCGTGGTCCGCCCGAATGGGCAGCGGCTCTATCCCAGAGTCGTGTCGGCGACGGAGGGTATGGGCGAGGCACAACGAATCTTGCTATACCCTGGTGAAGCAGGGGAAACGCATACGATCAACCTTGCCTGCATGCCGTACCACGCATACTCCTTTGAGCCCCTCTTCCGGGCACCCGACCGATACGGCTGCGAAGCCTCCTTTCAGTTTCGGGAAGCAGGAGTGTACCAGGTAATCGGCCAGCGAGTCCCGCCGCCCGCTTTTGGGCCGGAGGATGATTGGACGCCCGAGGCTCGCCGCGCCAAAGGCGAGGATACGCTGCCCTCCCGCGCGGATACGCTCGAAATCAATTTCCAGCCCTCAAGCCGCTGGTGGCCATGGTAGTCTCCTCGCGAGCCTGCGCACGTCCCTCCTGGCACAGCGCCCCATGAGACCTCCGCCTGAGATGGACACTCCAGGCAAATCCTCGAATCGGTTCGGCCGCGGGCTTGGCGTGCTCCTGGTGCTGATCGGCATCGGGATACTGGCGGGTGGGATCGTGTTCCGAGCCCTCAACACCGCCCTCCTCGGCGGCGCGGTGGTAATGAGCGGGCTCATGACCGCCACGGATCCGAAGCGCAACCTGCCTCGCCGCCTCGCTTTCGCCGCCGTGGGCGTGCTGCTGATGGGCCTGTACATGCTCAACCGCTAGAGCCGCGGAATGGACATTGATTCGATCGCTGAGATCACCATCGACGGGGACGGGCGCCTCTGTGTCAGGCCGGCGACCGTGGTCCTGCCGTACATCTGGCGGGAGGCGATGCAGGTCCAGTGGGACGATCAGAAGGGCTGCCTCTACTCTCCCAAGCCGCGTGAATGGAGCTACGCAGACTGGTACCGGCAGATCCTGGCCGCGGCTCGTGAGCAGGGCTGCGATCTGCGCATCACGAGCGACACGGTCTGGACCGACGTTCCGGAGGGTGTACGGGAGGCGATTCTCACGGCGGGCCGGCTGACAATCGGTGGACCGGCCTTGCTCTCGCGCGACGAAAGTCTTGCGTGGCGGCCCCGCAGGTCCAACCCTGGTGCCGCTCGGCGGTCTGTCGTCAGAACCCCGCCGGGCACCGCCTCCCCCTCCTCCGCTGGCCTGGCCCGGCCTCGCCGCTTCCCTTCACCGCGTACCCTCATGACCCGCATCGCATCCTGGCGTCCCCTCCTGTTCGCAGCCGGCGTCCTGATGATCGCGGGCTCCGCGACGCACCCGCGCGATCCGTCCATGCAGCAGATGCTGATGAACCCGATCTGGGTGCCGTCGCACGCGCTGATGCTCGCCGGCTACGTGTCGCTGCTGGCGAGCCTGTGGCTGCTGCACCGCTCCGGCGGCGGGCCCGCGGGACGGTGGATGCAGATCGCCCTCGCGGGGACGGCGCTGCAGACGCTGGAGGCGTTCTTCCACCTGATCGCGGTGGTGGATGCGGATCGCATGCAGGCGGGGCACGCCACTCCCGTGTACACGGTGCACATGCTGCTGGGCGCGGTGGGGTACCCCGTGTTCGCGCTGGTGGCGATGGCGCTGGTCGTCGCCGGTGCCCGCACCCGTACGCTGGGCAGGTGGTGGATCGCGCCGCTGGGCGTGTTGGGCGCGCTGCTCCCCGGCCTCGCGGCCGTCTTCGTGATCTGGATGGGGGCCGATGTGGGGGTGCTGTTCGCGGGGATCGCCTTCTTTGGGCTGTGGGAGATCGTGGCCTCGCTGCTCCCCATACGGGTCGCGGCGGAGTCCTCGGCGGCGCCGCGGAGCGCCGCGCTGGCCGGCGCCTGACCACTTTCGGCGGGAGAAAAGCATCACACAGAGACACGGAGGGGAACGGAAAGGGCGCAGAAAACCCTTCTGCTGTTCTCTCCGTTGCCTCTGTGGCTCTGTGTGATGCCATCTGTTCAGCGTCTGCGTCAGAGGACCACGACGACCTTTCCTCGGGTCCGCCCGGTTTCCACCTGCTGGTGAGCGGCCGCCAGATCGTCAAAGGAAAATTCCCGCGCGATTTCGGGGCGGATCACGCCGCTCTCGAGCAGCCCCGCCAGGTGCCGCATGTCCGTCCCGCTCGATTGCACCAGGTACGTCGATGCGGAGACGCCTCTGGCCGAGGCTTCCGCTTTCACTTCGTCCGTGACGCCGCCGGCGATCGCCACGAGCCGGCCGCCGCTTTTCAGCACGTCCAGCGCCCGCCGGGGCAGGTCGCCACCCACGGCGTCGAATACCACGTCCACGTCCTTGATCACCGTCTCAAAGGGCGCCGCATGGTAATCGACGTACATGGACGCGCCCAGACCTCTGACGAATTCCTCGTTGGCCGCCGAGCCGGTGCCGATGACCACGGCACCCAGGTGCCTCGCCACCTGAACGCCGAAGTGGCCCACGCCTCCGGCGGCCGCCTGCATCAACACCGTCTCGCCTTCGCGAACGTTCGCCGGCCCCACGAGCACCTGCCAGGCGGTCAGGAGCGCGAGAGTCGAGGCGGCGGCCGCGCTGTGGGACAGCCCCGCCGGCTTGTGCGCCAGGTGCGTGGCCGGGGCAGTCACGTATTCCGCGTAGGCCTTTCCGTGCCCGGGAAAGCGGACCATGCCGAATACCGCATCGCCCACATTGAACTCCGTCACACCATCGCCGACCCCCGTGACCACGCCGGATACGTCCCAGCCCAGGACAACCGGCGGCTGCTCATTCAGGCTGTTGTAGAGGGCGAGGCCTTTTCTGGTTTTGACGTCCACCGGGTTGATGCTGATCGCGCTCACCCGCACCAACACCTCGCCCGGCTGCGGCTCGGGGACGGGCAGCTCCTCCATCACCAGTTGCTCAGTACCGCCCGCTGCTTTCAGGATGATTGCTTTCATCGTTCGATCCCTGTTCGACGTTCGTTTGTCCGAGGCAAGGTACGCGGCCCGGTGAAATTCGCCAGTTGCTCGCGCTGGCGATGTGCGGCCTGCATTGCTCCAGGGTAGATTACGGCTCCCGCTCCCAGACCGCGACGTACGGGTTAGGTTTCCAGACAATGAGCGACTCGACCACGGACGCGGCTCCACCATCTCACGAAGACCCGGACGCGCTGGACCGCGCTGCCGCGCTACGGCTGCTCGTGGTGATGAGCCGGGCGCTGCGGGCGGTCACCGAGCCGGCGCGCCACCAAGCGAAGCAGTGGGACCTCTCGTCTACCGAGCTGGGGGTGATGGAGGCGCTGTACCACAAGGGGCCGCTCCCCCTGAGCGCGCTGGCCGAGCGCATCCTCCTGACGGGCGCCAGCACCACGTACACGGTGAAGCGCCTGGAGCAACGCGGACTCATGCGCCGCCGGACGTCCACCGAGGACCAGCGGTTCGTCTTCGGCGAGCTGACGGAGGCCGGGCGGGCGCTCATCGAGGAGATCTTTCCCATACACGCGGAGCAGATCCGGCGCACCATGCAGGGGCTCACGCTCGAGGAGAAGCACCAGGCGGCCGAGCTGCTCAAGAGGCTCGGACGCGCCGCGGTGGCCGGCGACGAGCATCGGGATCGCTAGGCGCGCCGTCCGGCAGATCGAAGGCGGGAGTACTTCCATTTCTAAGTATCTACGCTTAGAATTCAAAGTACCTCTTGACGATCTGTAAGATCGCCGATCCATCGCCCCGGAGACGCCATGTCGAGCCACGCCACCGCCATCCCCGCCCTTCCCGCCCCAGCGCGCGGACGCGCGGCCACCGTCGCACTGTGGGCGCTCCAGATCGCTCTCGCCGCCGCAATCGGAGCGGCCGGGGCGGCCAAGCTCGCGGGGGCACCGGAGATGGTGCAGCTCTTCGACGCCATCGGAATCGGGCAGTGGTTCCGCTATGTTACCGGAGCGCTCGAAGTGCCCGGCGCCCTCCTGCTGCTCGTGCCGGCCCTCGCCGGGCGCGGCGCGCTGCTCCTGGCGGGCGTGATGTGCGGCGCCGTTGTGGCGCACCTGCTCGTGCTCCACACCTCCCCCGCGGCGCCACTCTCGCTCCTCGCGGGGCTCGCCGTCGTCATCTATGCCCGCCGTGCGGAGATCGCGCGCGTCCGTGGGTGAATCGTGCGCTGAACGCGATCCCACGCCATCCAAGGCACACATGACCGCGCACCTGGACCGCGACAACGACACCGCTGGCGCCGTACGATGCCGGTGAGCCTCGGCTGGATCCATACCGTCGCGGCGGTCGGCGCGCTGGTGGCCGGCGCGGCGGTGCTCCTGACCCGCAAGGGCACGCGGCGCCATCGGCAGCTCGGGTGGGCCTACGTCGTGAGCATGCTCCTGCTGAATGGCACGGCGCTCCTGATCTACCGCCTGCTGGGGCGCTTCGGGCCCTTTCACGTGGGCGCCGTCTTCAGCTTCGTGACGGTCGTGGCGGGCACCGCCGCGGCGATCGGGGCACGCCGGGCGCGAGCGCGGCGCGACGCGGTGGAGCGTGCGCGTGCTCTCCATCGCCACTACCAGTGGATGACGTGGTCGTACGTCGGGCTCGCCGCGGCGGCCGTGTCGGAGACGGCGACCCGGGTCCCCGCGCTGCGGCCGCGGCCGGACCAGGTGCTGGCGTTCGGGGTCACGGTGGCCGTGGCTACGCTCCTGGTCCTCGTGGTTGGGGCGCGGCTGATCCGGCGTTACCGATCCGCGCTCCTTGCGCCCTATCGGACGGCGGCGGAGCGAACTCCGCGCGGCTCCGCTGTCTGACCTGGACGTCGCACGTTATCTACCGCAATCGCTCAACAGCCTTGCGCGGCGGCCCCGCGCCTCTGACCTTGGTGCCGTTCGGCGACCCCGGTCTGCTTGCGGATCCGTGCTCCAGAGGCGCCATGCGGCTTCCGTGCATCCTCGCGTTCGTGGTGCCGCTGTTCGCCGCGGATGCCGCACACGCTCAGCATTGCTGGCCCATCGAGGTGCGGGTAGAGGTGAGAGACTCGGCCGGCCGCCGCATCAGCCCGGTCGTTCTCGACAGCGTCGTCGCAGTCGTAGCTCGAGGCTCCAACGAGGTCCCGGTTCGATCGCGCATGGACCTTCCGCGCGACGGGACGGCATCCGATACGAGCGGCACGCTCCAGTGGCTGACCGCCGCGTGCCGCCTGCGGCTGCAGCGGGCGACGCTCTACGCCTCCGGGCGCGCGCTGCACCTGGACTTCAACATCGACATCAACACCTTTGAGAGGCCGGGTCCCTCCGCCTTTCTGATCGAAGCACCTCCCCTCCAGTCCGCCGCATTCAGATTGCGCTTCGATCCTGAGCTACGAGGCGGCCATTCATCCGCTCCACGCCGGCTCGACGCGAGCTGGTGGGAGCGCGCCTCGAACGCGAAAGGCGCCGCCCCAGACGCGCCACGGAGCCGTTGCACCCGGCACCGGCCAGGTTGTTCGCGGGCCTGAAAAACCACTCGGCGTGGCGTACGCCGGGCTCACAATCCAATGGAGAACCCAGGATGGCGAAGCCGGCAAAAAACACGATCTGCCTATGGTACGATGGCGGCGCGGAGGAAGCGGCGCGGTTCTACGCCGAAACCTTTCCCGATTCATCGGTCGACGCGGTGCACCGCGCCCCGGGCGACTTCCCGTCCGGGAAGGAGGGCGACGTGTTGACGGTCGAGTTCACCGTCATGGGCATTCCCTGCCTGGGGCTGAACGGCGGCCCCGCGTTCAAGCACGATGAAGCCTTCTCGTTCCAGGTCGCGACCGAGGACCAGGCCGAGACGGATCGGTACTGGAACGCGATCGTCGGCAATGGCGGGCAGGAGAGCGCCTGCGGGTGGTGCAAGGACAGGTGGGGACTGTCGTGGCAGATCACGCCCGTCGCCCTGACGCAGGCGATCACCAACCCGGATCCCGCCGTCGCCAAACGGGCGTTCAATGCGATGATGCAGATGCACAAGATCGACGTCGCGGCGATCGAGGCGGCGGTCCGCGGCTGAATCCCGCACGGCCTCACACAGAGCCACAGAGGAACCCGCGAGAACGACGAAGAAGGTTCTCTCTGGTGACATCCACACGCGGAGATCCAGTGAAGCTCGACGTTTACCTGAACTACGCCGGCACCTGCGAAGAGGCGTTCCGCTTCTACGAGCAGCACCTGGGAGGCAGGATCACGGGCATGCGCCGCCACGGCGACCAGCCGAACGGCAGGATGCCGGAAGGGTGGAAGGACGCGATCCTCCACGCGCGCATCGAGATCGGGAACACGGTGATCATGGGTGCGGACATCCCGGGCGCCGAGCCCATGCGGAGCGCGTACCTGGCACTGACGCTGGACAGCGCCGAGGAGGCGGAGCGCGTCTACGCTCTGCTCTCCGAGGGCGGGCAGATCTTCATGAAGATGGAGGAGACCTTTTTCGCCTCCCGCTTCGCCCAGCTGCGAGACCGGTTCGGCACTTCGTGGATGCTGCTGCACGAGCGTGGCGCCGCCTGACCCAGCGCCGCGGACGAAGCAGGTCGCTGGGCCCGGAGCTGGGATCGAGCAGGCTGACACGCAAACCGCTGAGGAGGCAAACGATGAACACCCTGTTGTGGGTGCTGCAGGGCCTCGCCGCTCTCGTTTACGGGGCGTCCGGCATCATGAAGGTCTTCATGTTCGACAAGATCAAGGAAGGGGTGCCGTCCTTTGGCGCGCTGCCGCGGGGGGCCTGGCTGGCGCTCGGCATCGTCGAGCTCGTCTGCGTGGTGGGGCTGATCGTCCCGGGCGCAACGGGGTGGCGGCCGGGGCTCACGGCGGTGGCCGCGGCGGTGCTGGCGGTCGAGAGCCTCGTGTTCATCGGGGTGCACGTCACGTACAACGAGGTGGGGTCCATCGTCATGAGCGCCGTGCTCGGCCTCCTCATGGCGTTCATCGCGTACGGCCGCATGGTGCTGAAGCCGTTCGTCTGACCTGTCCTGGCCGGTCCTCCTCGAACTCGCGCGCAACCGTTGATCTCTTCCATCGTCACGCGCACCAGTGCCGCGGCCCTGCT from Longimicrobium sp. includes the following:
- a CDS encoding NADP-dependent oxidoreductase, whose product is MKAIILKAAGGTEQLVMEELPVPEPQPGEVLVRVSAISINPVDVKTRKGLALYNSLNEQPPVVLGWDVSGVVTGVGDGVTEFNVGDAVFGMVRFPGHGKAYAEYVTAPATHLAHKPAGLSHSAAAASTLALLTAWQVLVGPANVREGETVLMQAAAGGVGHFGVQVARHLGAVVIGTGSAANEEFVRGLGASMYVDYHAAPFETVIKDVDVVFDAVGGDLPRRALDVLKSGGRLVAIAGGVTDEVKAEASARGVSASTYLVQSSGTDMRHLAGLLESGVIRPEIAREFSFDDLAAAHQQVETGRTRGKVVVVL
- a CDS encoding MarR family transcriptional regulator; the protein is MSDSTTDAAPPSHEDPDALDRAAALRLLVVMSRALRAVTEPARHQAKQWDLSSTELGVMEALYHKGPLPLSALAERILLTGASTTYTVKRLEQRGLMRRRTSTEDQRFVFGELTEAGRALIEEIFPIHAEQIRRTMQGLTLEEKHQAAELLKRLGRAAVAGDEHRDR
- a CDS encoding DoxX family protein; translation: MSSHATAIPALPAPARGRAATVALWALQIALAAAIGAAGAAKLAGAPEMVQLFDAIGIGQWFRYVTGALEVPGALLLLVPALAGRGALLLAGVMCGAVVAHLLVLHTSPAAPLSLLAGLAVVIYARRAEIARVRG
- a CDS encoding DUF2306 domain-containing protein, with product MPVSLGWIHTVAAVGALVAGAAVLLTRKGTRRHRQLGWAYVVSMLLLNGTALLIYRLLGRFGPFHVGAVFSFVTVVAGTAAAIGARRARARRDAVERARALHRHYQWMTWSYVGLAAAAVSETATRVPALRPRPDQVLAFGVTVAVATLLVLVVGARLIRRYRSALLAPYRTAAERTPRGSAV
- a CDS encoding VOC family protein, which translates into the protein MAKPAKNTICLWYDGGAEEAARFYAETFPDSSVDAVHRAPGDFPSGKEGDVLTVEFTVMGIPCLGLNGGPAFKHDEAFSFQVATEDQAETDRYWNAIVGNGGQESACGWCKDRWGLSWQITPVALTQAITNPDPAVAKRAFNAMMQMHKIDVAAIEAAVRG
- a CDS encoding VOC family protein is translated as MKLDVYLNYAGTCEEAFRFYEQHLGGRITGMRRHGDQPNGRMPEGWKDAILHARIEIGNTVIMGADIPGAEPMRSAYLALTLDSAEEAERVYALLSEGGQIFMKMEETFFASRFAQLRDRFGTSWMLLHERGAA
- a CDS encoding DoxX family protein, translated to MNTLLWVLQGLAALVYGASGIMKVFMFDKIKEGVPSFGALPRGAWLALGIVELVCVVGLIVPGATGWRPGLTAVAAAVLAVESLVFIGVHVTYNEVGSIVMSAVLGLLMAFIAYGRMVLKPFV